From the genome of SAR324 cluster bacterium:
AGAAAAGTTTATAAAAATTCAACAAATACCTTTAAGACAGTTGTTTTAGAACTTGGTGGCAAAAATCCGATGATTGTATTTGATGATGCTGATGTTGATAGGGCAGTAAATGACGCTATCAAAGGAGCTTTCTCAAATTCTGGACAAGTTTGCTCTTCTTCATCACGGTTTATTATTCATGATAATATTTTTGATCAATTCATTTCAAAATTTAAAATACATATCTCAAATTTAAAAATAGGTAACCCACTAGAAAATCCAGATTTAGGTCCTGTAGTTTCTGAAAATCAGTATAAGAAAATTACTGGTTTGATGAGTAATGCTATTCAAGGTGGTGCTGATGTTATTTGCGGAGGTAATCCATTGCAAGGTAGTTTGGGTGGTTATTTTATAGAACCTACTCTTTTCAATAATGTTGATGACAGTCTTTCCTTGGCTAAAGAAGAAGTTTTTGGTCCTGTTGCAATTTCTTATAAATTTAATACAACTAAGGAGGCTGTAAATCTTGCCAATTGCTTAGATACTGGATTAGTAGCCGGTGTTTATACACGTGATCTTTCAAAAGCACTTGTTCTTAAAGATGAACTTGACTTTGGATCTGTATGGATTAACGGATGGTTCATCGGAGGCCTACAAGCTCCAAATGGTGGTGTTAAGAATAGTGGATTTGGCAGAGAACGTGGTTTACCAGGTTTAATGAATTATGTTTCAATTAAGAACATAGGTATTTGCAAATAACTATTTATAAATATAAGAAACTTATGTCTATTAATAATATTCAACACTATGAAATGGTTAAATATCCTAGTACTTGTGCTAATCAAGTTCAGGTACGATGTTTAAAAAA
Proteins encoded in this window:
- a CDS encoding aldehyde dehydrogenase family protein, which gives rise to MEYKNKLFINNEWIGPYEGEFIGTYNPANLVKISEIPRGKFGDVSLAAEAAKIALSGEWRNYTPQDRGNLLLRFAEIIRNNYKELGKIECLEMGRPIKESEEEIKSVADCISYNAGAADKLEGKVIPVGNNFVDFTELKPVGVTGHIVPWNFPLGMAFRSIAPALAAGCTVVLKPDENSSLSSLALGDLICDAGFPKGVFNIVTGYGEEAGLHMCENKLINHITFTGSVETGRKVYKNSTNTFKTVVLELGGKNPMIVFDDADVDRAVNDAIKGAFSNSGQVCSSSSRFIIHDNIFDQFISKFKIHISNLKIGNPLENPDLGPVVSENQYKKITGLMSNAIQGGADVICGGNPLQGSLGGYFIEPTLFNNVDDSLSLAKEEVFGPVAISYKFNTTKEAVNLANCLDTGLVAGVYTRDLSKALVLKDELDFGSVWINGWFIGGLQAPNGGVKNSGFGRERGLPGLMNYVSIKNIGICK